The following proteins are encoded in a genomic region of Salvelinus sp. IW2-2015 unplaced genomic scaffold, ASM291031v2 Un_scaffold356, whole genome shotgun sequence:
- the LOC112068286 gene encoding clathrin light chain A isoform X3: MDDFDMLSAPQAAAGNGTDEDPAAAFLAQQESEIAGIENDEGFSILDSGEVPTSLDNNLTGDANDAVDGAVNGDFNEESNGPSDAYSAISSADRLQAEPESLRKWREEQRERLEVLDANSRKQESEWKDKAKVELEEWHTRQDEQLEKTKVNNRAAEEAMLSDMDENNPGTEWERVARLCDFNPKSSKQAKDVSRMRSVLISLKQAPLVR; this comes from the exons ATGGACGATTTTGACATGCTCAGCGCACCACAGGCTGCGGCCGGCAATGGGACGGACGAAGACCCCGCTGCCGCATTCTTGGCCCAGCAAGAAAGCGAGATCGCGGGGATTGAGAACGACGAAGGATTCAGCATCCTGGACAGCGGAGAGGTTCCAACGTCGCTAGACAATAATCTGACAGGCGACGCAAACG ATGCAGTGGATGGTGCTGTCAATGGAGACTTTAATgag GAGAGCAACGGCCCGTCTGATGCATACTCTGCCATCTCCAGTGCCGACCGGCTGCAGGCTGAGCCAGAGAGCCTGCGTAAatggagggaggagcagagggagaggctgGAGGTCCTAG ACGCTAACTCTCGTAAGCAGGAGTCTGAGTGGAAGGACAAGGCCAAGGTAGAGCTGGAGGAGTGGCACACTAGACAGGATGAGCAGCTGGAGAAGACTAAAGTGAATAACAG AGCGGCCGAGGAGGCCATGCTGTCGGACATGGACGAGAACAACCCGGGCACCGAGTGGGAGCGCGTGGCGCGCCTCTGTGACTTCAACCCCAAGTCCAGCAAGCAAGCCAAAGATGTGTCCCGCATGCGCTCTGTCCTCATCTCCCTCAAGCAGGCCCCTCTGGTccgctaa
- the LOC112068286 gene encoding clathrin light chain A isoform X1, translating to MDDFDMLSAPQAAAGNGTDEDPAAAFLAQQESEIAGIENDEGFSILDSGEVPTSLDNNLTGDANDAVDGAVNGDFNEESNGPSDAYSAISSADRLQAEPESLRKWREEQRERLEVLDANSRKQESEWKDKAKVELEEWHTRQDEQLEKTKVNNRVLDEDFYKQPFSDLIGYVTHINHPCYRLDQAAEEAMLSDMDENNPGTEWERVARLCDFNPKSSKQAKDVSRMRSVLISLKQAPLVR from the exons ATGGACGATTTTGACATGCTCAGCGCACCACAGGCTGCGGCCGGCAATGGGACGGACGAAGACCCCGCTGCCGCATTCTTGGCCCAGCAAGAAAGCGAGATCGCGGGGATTGAGAACGACGAAGGATTCAGCATCCTGGACAGCGGAGAGGTTCCAACGTCGCTAGACAATAATCTGACAGGCGACGCAAACG ATGCAGTGGATGGTGCTGTCAATGGAGACTTTAATgag GAGAGCAACGGCCCGTCTGATGCATACTCTGCCATCTCCAGTGCCGACCGGCTGCAGGCTGAGCCAGAGAGCCTGCGTAAatggagggaggagcagagggagaggctgGAGGTCCTAG ACGCTAACTCTCGTAAGCAGGAGTCTGAGTGGAAGGACAAGGCCAAGGTAGAGCTGGAGGAGTGGCACACTAGACAGGATGAGCAGCTGGAGAAGACTAAAGTGAATAACAG GGTTCTGGATGAGGATTTCTACAAACAACCCTTCTCTGACCTGATTGGTTATGT CACACACATTAACCATCCTTGCTACCGCCTAGACCA AGCGGCCGAGGAGGCCATGCTGTCGGACATGGACGAGAACAACCCGGGCACCGAGTGGGAGCGCGTGGCGCGCCTCTGTGACTTCAACCCCAAGTCCAGCAAGCAAGCCAAAGATGTGTCCCGCATGCGCTCTGTCCTCATCTCCCTCAAGCAGGCCCCTCTGGTccgctaa
- the LOC112068286 gene encoding clathrin light chain A isoform X2, protein MDDFDMLSAPQAAAGNGTDEDPAAAFLAQQESEIAGIENDEGFSILDSGEVPTSLDNNLTGDANDAVDGAVNGDFNEESNGPSDAYSAISSADRLQAEPESLRKWREEQRERLEVLDANSRKQESEWKDKAKVELEEWHTRQDEQLEKTKVNNRVLDEDFYKQPFSDLIGYVAAEEAMLSDMDENNPGTEWERVARLCDFNPKSSKQAKDVSRMRSVLISLKQAPLVR, encoded by the exons ATGGACGATTTTGACATGCTCAGCGCACCACAGGCTGCGGCCGGCAATGGGACGGACGAAGACCCCGCTGCCGCATTCTTGGCCCAGCAAGAAAGCGAGATCGCGGGGATTGAGAACGACGAAGGATTCAGCATCCTGGACAGCGGAGAGGTTCCAACGTCGCTAGACAATAATCTGACAGGCGACGCAAACG ATGCAGTGGATGGTGCTGTCAATGGAGACTTTAATgag GAGAGCAACGGCCCGTCTGATGCATACTCTGCCATCTCCAGTGCCGACCGGCTGCAGGCTGAGCCAGAGAGCCTGCGTAAatggagggaggagcagagggagaggctgGAGGTCCTAG ACGCTAACTCTCGTAAGCAGGAGTCTGAGTGGAAGGACAAGGCCAAGGTAGAGCTGGAGGAGTGGCACACTAGACAGGATGAGCAGCTGGAGAAGACTAAAGTGAATAACAG GGTTCTGGATGAGGATTTCTACAAACAACCCTTCTCTGACCTGATTGGTTATGT AGCGGCCGAGGAGGCCATGCTGTCGGACATGGACGAGAACAACCCGGGCACCGAGTGGGAGCGCGTGGCGCGCCTCTGTGACTTCAACCCCAAGTCCAGCAAGCAAGCCAAAGATGTGTCCCGCATGCGCTCTGTCCTCATCTCCCTCAAGCAGGCCCCTCTGGTccgctaa